In Helianthus annuus cultivar XRQ/B chromosome 9, HanXRQr2.0-SUNRISE, whole genome shotgun sequence, the following are encoded in one genomic region:
- the LOC110875959 gene encoding uncharacterized protein LOC110875959: protein MMNANGFFFFKFNDEGGMMNVLKDGPWIIKSQPLFLNTWTPTTKLEKKEVKKVQVWVKIHEVPIAAYTEDGLSLIATTIGEPKLMDSFTTSMCTDSWGRSSYARALVEISADKEFREEITMAIPESEGEGFIKETMYVEYGWSPHRCPTCCVFGHTVEMCPKRPMKNVRKDMPTRNVQKSMQLKKAPIVDQDGYNEVLGKKAARKTGIPVNKQKNRFEYRPVVSKPQPKGSNGPSSMSVKLNNPFDVLNQVDSGEGTSNKHSGMGLEDTDDEVEDVYNEMDDFMQQGTQKIQNKQGASTPSQVVADD from the coding sequence atgatgaatgcaaatGGTTTTTTCTTCTTTAAGTTTAATGATGAAGGTGGGATGATGAATGTCCTCAAAGATGGTCCGTGGATTATCAAGTCGCAACCGCTGTTCCTTAACACATGGACTCCTACTACCAAGCTAGAAAAGAAAGAAGTTAAGAAGGTGCAGGTTTGGGTTAAAATTCATGAGGTCCCTATTGCGGCATACACGGAAGATGGCCTTAGTTTGATAGCTACAACAATCGGTGAGCCAAAATTGATGGATTCTTTTACAACTTCTATGTGTACGGATTCGTGGGGCCGTAGCAGCTATGCTAGAGCGTTGGTGGAAATTTCGGCTGATAAGGAGTTTCGTGAGGAGATTACAATGGCGATTCCCGAATCGGAAGGGGAGGGTTTTATTAAGGAAACTATGTATGTGGAGTATGGATGGAGTCCGCATCGTTGCCCTACATGTTGTGTCTTTGGTCACACGGTTGAGATGTGTCCAAAGCGGCCAATGAAAAATGTTAGGAAGGACATGCCAACTCGTAATGTTCAAAAGAGCATGCAATTGAAAAAGGCTCCGATTGTTGATCAGGATGGGTATAATGAAGTTCTTGGGAAGAAAGCTGCTAGAAAGACGGGCATTCCGGTGAATAAACAGAAGAACAGATTTGAATATCGGCCGGTGGTCTCCAAACCTCAGCCGAAAGGTAGTAATGGGCCTTCTTCGATGTCTGTTAAACTGAATAACCCCTTTGATGTGTTAAATCAAGTTGATTCGGGGGAGGGTACAAGCAATAAGCATTCGGGTATGGGCCTGGAGGATACGGATGATGAGGTTGAAGATGTGTATAATGAAATGGATGATTTTATGCAGCAAGGCACGCAAAAAATTCAGAATAaacaaggggcaagcactccttcacaggttgttgctgatgaTTAG